In the Magnolia sinica isolate HGM2019 chromosome 15, MsV1, whole genome shotgun sequence genome, one interval contains:
- the LOC131227124 gene encoding putative disease resistance protein RGA3, translating to MAEAVVSALLQLVTEKLASPILEQCGLWWGVHEEMENLRSTLSTIQAVLEDAEEQPVKSKVLENWLGKLKDVAYDADDILDEFTTEAKRRKVEVQGRLTKIRNFFTQSNPFVFRSNMGDKIKEIGRRLDMIASERSKFHLREGKRVSEIIVQEETASFVIESNVLGREKDKEQVMELLMSEDNREDVSIIPIVGMGGLGKTTLAQFAYNDKRLVKDFELRMWVCVSDDFNVSRLTKAILESAINSNCHLEKLDLLQRQLQEKLSGKKFLLVLDDVWNENPEKWDQLKRFLKGGARGSKIIVTTRSEKVASIMGTLPSHYLPRLSEDDCWSLFKQQAFWQGRQEHPNLVMLGKEIVKKCGGIPLAAKTLGSLMRFKTEEREWQFVRESEIWSLPEEDNHILHALKLSYYHLPSHLKQCFAYCSLFPKDDRIEKEKLIQLWMAEGFLQSSDRIKPMEDIGGEYFNNLLWRSFFQDVEKDDDGNIVWCKMHDLVHDLASFVAGNECSIVQVKNAVTIPNISRRRLSLECKFGEGVLTVPEAPRNAKNLRTLLVLGGSRFSIPCDLLVHFMCLHVLDLSCTDFAPELLVSISELKHLRYLDLSYTRIQALPESISTLHHLQTLRLLGCYNLAELPKDMCKMTSLRHLEISELDELTHMPANISELKFLQTLPRFIVGKDGGCGIGELRGLNLRGNLIIQNLENVMCAADAKEANLKEKPNLRMLQFTWGRDIDLRFEENIEQTLKGLQPHPNLKKLEVRGYVGVRFPHWICSSLLPNLVEISLYNCRRCEQLPPLGQLQFLKVLKIDGMDAVKSIGNHFYGNDVVEAFPSLKELTIEDMPNLEEWSGFDGRQIFPHLHQLTVSGCPKLTMLPCLGSPKDLILMESNEMLLGTVANLTSLSSLWIEDFQELELLPDGLLQNNACLSMLSISRCPKLKSLPRELGNLAALESLVISQNEELVSLPEELQNLTSLHSLHIDVCNALTSLQLQGLSSLQELTIFECRSLTSLIGELQHLTAFQSLTLIMCPELASLPEGMQHLTSLRLWDCDKLTPLPEGLQHATKLLELEIGECPNLTALPDWMGNLSSLRYLRISSCRNLACLPSVLELLTNLKRLNIESCPHLEKRCEKEKGEDWHKISHIPVIHIIAESPTGGNGS from the coding sequence ATGGCAGAAGCAGTTGTATCCGCCCTTCTTCAATTGGTTACCGAAAAACTAGCCTCCCCAATCCTGGAACAGTGTGGATTGTGGTGGGGTGTTCATGAGGAGATGGAAAATCTAAGGAGTACGTTATCGACGATACAAGCTGTGCTTGAAGATGCGGAGGAGCAGCCAGTAAAGAGCAAAGTGCTAGAGAATTGGCTGGGAAAGCTTAAAGACGTGGCTTATGATGCAGACGACATATTGGATGAGTTCACGACAGAAGCTAAGCGTAGAAAAGTGGAGGTTCAGGGGCGTCTTACGAAGATACGCAACTTCTTTACGCAGTCCAACCCGTTTGTGTTCCGTTCAAATATGGGGGATAAGATAAAGGAGATCGGACGAAGATTAGATATGATTGCTTCGGAGAGGTCCAAATTCCATTTGAGAGAGGGAAAACGGGTGTCGGAGATTATAGTTCAAGAAGAAACCGCCTCATTTGTAATCGAGTCAAATGTTCTTGGAAGGGAGAAAGATAAAGAGCAAGTAATGGAATTACTGATGAGTGAGGATAACAGAGAGGATGTCTCAATCATCCCCATAGTTGGTATGGGGGGCCTTGGTAAGACGACACTTGCTCAATTCGCTTACAATGACAAGAGGTTAGTGAAGGATTTCGAGCTAAGAATGTGGGTGTGCGTGTCCGACGACTTTAATGTGAGCAGGCTAACAAAAGCAATTTTAGAGTCTGCTATCAATAGTAATTGCCATCTTGAAAAGTTGGATTTACTTCAGCGCCAGCTCCAAGAAAAGCTCAGTGGGAAGAAGTTTTTACTTGTGTTGGATGATGTGTGGAATGAAAATCCTGAGAAGTGGGATCAATTGAAGCGATTTCTCAAAGGAGGTGCAAGGGGTAGTAAAATCATAGTAACTACCCGTAGTGAAAAAGTTGCTTCCATCATGGGCACTCTCCCTTCACACTATTTGCCAAGATTATCCGAGGATGATTGTTGGTCTTTGTTCAAGCAACAGGCGTTTTGGCAAGGACGACAAGAACATCCAAACCTTGTAATGCTTGGAAAGGAAATTGTGAAGAAGTGCGGTGGCATACCTTTGGCAGCAAAGACGCTTGGAAGCTTGATGCGGTTCAAAACAGAGGAAAGAGAGTGGCAGTTTGTCAGAGAAAGTGAAATTTGGAGTCTACCAGAAGAAGATAATCACATTTTACATGCTCTAAAGTTGAGCTATTATCATCTGCCATCACATTTGAAGCAATGCTTTGCATACTGCTCGCTATTTCCAAAAGATGATAGAATTGAGAAGGAGAAGCTAATCCAACTATGGATGGCAGAAGGTTTCCTTCAATCGTCAGACAGAATTAAACCAATGGAAGACATTGGTGGAGAGTATTTCAATAATCTATTATGGCGGTCCTTCTTTCAAGATGTGGAGAAAGATGATGATGGGAATATAGTATGGTGCAAGATGCATGACCTCGTGCATGATCTTGCAAGTTTTGTTGCAGGGAATGAATGCTCAATTGTGCAAGTCAAGAATGCAGTGACTATCCCTAATATATCTCGCCGTCGTTTGTCCTTGGAGTGCAAGTTTGGTGAAGGCGTCCTAACAGTCCCAGAGGCCCCAAGGAATGCAAAGAATTTACGAACACTGCTTGTGCTTGGAGGATCTAGATTCAGCATCCCTTGTGATCTTTTGGTACATTTTATGTGCTTACACGTGTTAGATTTAAGCTGTACAGATTTCGCTCCGGAGTTATTGGTTTCAATCAGCGAGTTGAAACACTTGAGATACCTTGACCTCTCTTATACAAGAATACAAGCCCTTCCTGAATCTATCAGCACCCTTCACCATTTGCAAACCTTAAGACTTTTGGGGTGTTATAATCTTGCAGAGTTACCCAAGGATATGTGCAAAATGACTAGCCTAAGACATCTTGAAATCAGTGAATTGGATGAATTGACTCATATGCCAGCCAATATCAGCGAATTAAAGTTCCTTCAGACCTTGCCAAGATTCATCGTTGGTAAGGATGGTGGATGTGGTATAGGAGAGCTTCGAGGCCTAAACCTTCGTGGAAACTTGATTATTCAAAATCTTGAGAATGTAATGTGCGCAGCAGATGCCAAGGAAGCAAACTTAAAGGAGAAGCCAAACCTTCGTATGTTACAGTTTACATGGGGTCGGGATATTGATCTTAGGTTTGAAGAAAACATCGAGCAAACCCTTAAAGGTCTCCAACCGCATCCGAATCTCAAAAAGTTGGAGGTCAGGGGGTATGTGGGTGTCAGATTTCCACACTGGATTTGTTCTTCGTTGCTTCCGAACCTGGTTGAAATCTCATTGTACAATTGCAGAAGATGTGAACAACTCCCCCCACTTGGCCAATTACAATTCCTTAAGGTTCTTaagatagatggaatggatgcTGTGAAATCTATTGGTAATCATTTCTATGGCAATGATGTCGTAGAGGCATTCCCATCACTGAAAGAACTCACCATTGAAGATATGCCTAATTTAGAGGAGTGGTCAGGATTCGACGGAAGACAAATATTCCCTCACCTTCACCAATTAACTGTGAGCGGGTGCCCGAAGTTGACGATGCTTCCATGCCTTGGATCTCCAAAAGACTTGATATTAATGGAAAGTAATGAGATGTTGTTAGGTACAGTGGCAAACCTAACCTCACTTTCCTCCCTTTGGATTGAAGATTTTCAAGAGCTAGAGTTGCTGCCGGATGGGTTGTTGCAAAACAATGCCTGTCTCTCGATGTTATCAATTAGCCGCTGCCCAAAGCTCAAGTCTCTACCAAGGGAACTTGGAAACCTTGCTGCTCTAGAGTCTCTGGTTATTTCTCAGAATGAAGAGCTGGTATCATTGCCAGAGGAGTTACAAAACCTCACATCTTTGCATTCGCTGCACATCGATGTGTGCAATGCTCTAACGTCCTTGCAACTGCAAGGCTTGAGCTCTCTTCAAGAACTTACAATTTTCGAATGTCGAAGCCTAACGAGTTTGATCGGAGAGCTGCAACACCTCACTGCCTTTCAATCCTTGACTCTTATTATGTGTCCGGAGCTGGCTTCATTACCAGAGGGTATGCAACACCTCACCTCCCTTCGACTCTGGGACTGTGATAAGTTGACACCTTTGCCGGAAGGGCTACAGCACGCCACAAAACTGCTAGAGCTGGAAATTGGTGAATGCCCGAATCTAACAGCTCTGCCAGATTGGATGGGAAACCTGTCCTCGCTACGATATTTGAGGATTAGCAGCTGTCGTAATTTGGCGTGCTTGCCATCTGTGTTGGAACTCCTAACAAATCTTAAACGCCTCAATATCGAAAGCTGTCCCCATTTAGAGAAGCGGTGCGAGAAGGAGAAAGGCGAGGATTGGCACAAGATATCGCACATCCCAGTTATTCATATTATAGCCGAATCCCCGACAGGAGGCAATGGCTCCTGA